Part of the Desulfosalsimonas propionicica genome is shown below.
CGGCAGAAGGCGGGCAAAACATCGTGCAGACCGCCCTGGAAAACTACGGCACCGTGGACATCCTGATTAACAACGCCGGGATTCTGCAGGACAAAAGCTTTGTGAAAATGACTCCCGACACCTGGCAGGCCGTGCTCGACGTGCACTTAAACGGGGCCTGCAACGTCACCCGGCCGGCATTTTCCGTTATGCGCGAAAAGGGCTACGGCCGGATCATCATGACCACTTCAGCCGCCGGGCTTTACGGCAATTTCGGCCAGGCCAACTATTCAGCCGCCAAAATGGGTCTGGTGGGATTGATGAACACCCTCAAGCTCGAAGGCCGCAACCACAACATTTTTGTCAATACCGTCGCCCCCCTGGCCGCCTCCCGGCTCACCGAGGACGTAATGCCCGCCGAATTTCTCGACAAGCTCCGCCCTGAATTTGTCTCACCACTGGTGATATTTCTCTGCTCTGAGAGATGTCCGGTTTCCGGCCATATTTACAACGCCGGCATGGGCAGCTTTAACCGCGCCGCAGTCATCACCGGCCCGGGCGCCGTGGCAGGAGATCCGGAATCGATTCCCACGGCCGAACAGGTGAAAGGCACACTCAATCAGATCCAGTCCCTGAAAGACGGCAAAGAATACAGGGAATTAAACGAGCAGGTGGCAGACGTGATCAACGCGTTTTCCCGGCCGGCCAGAGATAATGGAGAATCCGCGGATTCGAAAAAATTCACCGATCCGGCCGCCGTGTTTGAAGCCATGCCCCGGGCCTTTAACCCGGATGCGGCCAGGGGCGTGGACGTGGTCTTTCAGTATCATATCTCCGGGGATACGGGCGGTGACTGGTATTGTGCTGTATCAGAGGGAGCCTGCACGGTGTCGCCGGGAACCCATGAAAACCCCACCTGCACACTGAAAATGGCAGATCATGATTTTCTTGCCATGATCAACGGCGAACTGCCGGCCATGCAGGCCTTTACCGCGGGCAAACTCAAAATCAGCGGAGACGTGATGAAATCCCAGCTCATTGAGAAACTCTTTGCCCTATAAATTGTCTGAACCGCTGCCAACACTTTAAAAATAAAAAAAAGGAGTGAAAACATGATCGGCATCACTTCATACGGCGCATACATACCCCGGCTTCGGCTTTCGCGTTCAGCCATCTACCAGGCCATGGGCTGGTTTGCCCCGGCCATTGTCATGGTGGCCCAGGGCGAGCGCTCCATGTGCAACTGGGACGAAGACGCACTGACCATGTCCGTGGAAGCTTCCAGAAACGCCCTGCAGAAAGCGGACAAAGAAACTGTTGACGGGATTTATCTGGCATCCACCTCGTTTCCCTTTGCAGACCGGCAAAACGCCGGCATTGTATCCACCGCCTTAAATCTTCGCGAGGACATCACGTCTGCGGATTTCACCGCCGCCCAGAAGGCCGGGACCACGGCCCTGGCCACCGCTCTGGACGCGGCTGCGGGAAAAACGGACAAAACCCTGCTGATCACGGCCGCAGACTGCCGCCAGACCAAGCCCGGGGGTTTTTACGAGATGTGGTACGGAGACGGGGCGGCCTCCTTTGTGGTGGGCAGCAAAAACGTGATTGCCCAGTACCAGGGAAGTTATTGCGTATCCTGCGATTTTGTGGACCATTACCGGGGAGCACAGAACCGGTTCGATTATACCTGGGAGGAGCGCTGGGTAAGAGATGAGGGCTATTCAAAGATTATTCCCCAGGCTGTCAACGGGCTTTTAGAAAAGCTGAATCTGGGTATCGATGAAATCGACCGACTGGTCTATCCTTGCTATTTCAAGGCCGAGCACAAAAAAATCGCCCGAAAACTGGGGGCAGACCCGGAAAAGGTCATGGACAACATGCACGAAGTCTGCGGGGATACCGGTTCTGCCCACGCACTTTTGATGCTGGCCGCAGCCCTGGATGCCGCAGAGCCCGGTGAAAACATCGTGGTGGCCGGATTCGGCCAGGGAAGTGATGCCCTGTGCTTTACAGTCACAGAAGAAATCGCCCGGTTCAAACAAACGCCCAGGGTTCAAAGCGTTTTGGACAACCGGGAATCTGTTGACAACTACCCCAAGTGGCTGGTGTTCCGGGATCTTCTGGAGCCGGAGATGGGCATCCGGGCAGAAGCCCCCACCCAGACGGCCATGACCACCCTGTGGCGCAAACGCAAAATGATCCTTGGGCTGGTGGGCGGCAAATGCAGCAACTGCGAAACGCCCCAGTTTCCCAAAACCGAAGTGTGCGTCAATCCCGGATGCACAGCCCGCCACACCCAGCAGGATTACGAGTTTGCCGGCCAGCCCGCACGGGTCAAGACGTTTACCGGTGATATGCTGGCGGTATCCTATGACCCGCCCCACATCTACGGCATGATTCAGTTTGACAACGGCGGCCGGTTCATGGCCGATTTCACCGACTGCAAGCTATCTGAAGTCAAGGTGGGACTGCCCATGCAGATGGTGTTTCGCAAACGCACCCAGGACAAGGAGCGCGGTTTTGTCAACTACTTCTGGAAGGCCCGGCCCGTTGCCGGAGCAGTCGAAGAAATGGCGAAAATCCGTTTTGACGGCCAGGTGGCGGTGATCACCGGGGCCGGCGGAGGCCTGGGAAGGGCCTATGCCCTGGAACTGGCATCCCGGGGCGCCAGTGTGGTGGTCAATGATCTGGGCGGTGCAAGAGACGGCACAGGCCGGGGCTCTGCTGCACCGGCCCAGCAGGTGGTGGATGAAATCACTGCGGCCGGCGGCCGGGCAGTTGCCAATTATGATAACGTGGCCACCGCCGAAAGCGGACAAAACATCATTGACTGCGCCCTTAAACATTACGGCCGGGTGGATATCGTGATCAACAACGCCGGAATCCTTCGGGACAAAAGCTTTACCAAGATGGAACCCGAAAACTGGAACGCAGTGCTGGCGGTTCACTTAAACGGCGCTTTCAACGTGAGCCGCCCGGCATTCGAGGTCATGCGCACCCAGGGCTACGGCCGGGTGATTATGACCACTTCGGCGGCCGGACTATACGGCAACTTCGGCCAGGCCAATTATTCGGCCGCCAAAATGGCCCTGGTGGGCATGATGAACACCCTGAAACTGGAAGGGGCCAAATACGACATTTGCGTCAACACCATCGCCCCCCTGGCCGCATCCCGACTGACCGAAGACATTATGCCCCGGGAAATGCTCGACCGGATGAAGCCCGAACTGGTCACGCCCATGGTGGTCTATCTGGCAAGCGATCAGTGCCGGGAATCGGGTCGTATCTACAATGCCGGCATGGGCTATTTCAACCGGGCCGCCATTCTCACCGGCAAAGGCGCCAGGCTGGGCAGCGGCGAAAACCCGCCCACCCCCGAAGAGGTGGCTGAAAACTTTGAACAAATCATGGACATGACCGGAGCAGAGCCCATTGATGACGCCAATGCCGCTTTGTTTGCATTGATGTCACCACAGGAAGCCAAAACAGCACCCTGAAAAACGATCCGTTTCGATTTGATCAATCCGAAAACCCGCAACAAAGAATTTTCGGAACAGCATAGGATAAATGAGGAGGCAGAATATGGCAACAGGCATAAGGGATAAAGTGGCAATCATCGGCATGGGATGCACCCGTTTCGGGGAAAGATGGGATGTGGGCGCAGAAGAACTCATGCTTGAAGCCTTTGAAGAGGGACTGACCGATGCCGGCATTGCACCGGCAGATATCCAGGCCGCATGGTTTGGCACGTGCATGGATGAAGTCAACGTGGGCAAAACCGCCATGCCCCTGGCCACCACTCTCAGGCTGCCCATGATTCCGGTCACCCGGGTGGAAAATTACTGCGCCACCGGCACCGAGGCTTTCAGGGGGGCTTGTTATGCAGTGGCATCCGGGGCATATGACATCTGCCTGGCCCTGGGTGTGGAAAAACTCAAGGATACCGGCTACGGCGGACTGCCTGCAGGCGGCTCCAACACCGGCTCGCTCATGTGGCAATGGTGGCCGAATTTGACCGCCCCGGGCTCTTTTGCCCAGCTGGCCAGCGCCTATGCCGCCAAGTACCGGATCCCGGACGCGGATCTGAAACGGGCCATGGCCCACGTATCGGCCAAAAGCCATGAAAACGGGGCTCTGAACCCCAAGGCGCATCTGCAAAAAAAAGTCTCCGAGGACCAGGTCATGGCCGCCCCGATTGTGGCTCATCCCCTGGGTTTGTTTGACTGCTGCGGGGTCAGCGACGGGTCGGCCTGCGCCATTGTCACGACCCCGGAAATCGCACAAAAGATGGGGAAAAAGGATTTTGTATCTGTCAAAGCCCTGCAGCTGGCCCTGAGCAGCGGCGAGGAAATCGGTTTTAACGACTGGGACGGGGATCATTTCATGACCACTGCAAAGTGCAGCACTGAGGCCTACAAGGAGGCCGGCATTGACAACCCCAGAGAGGAAATCAGCATGATGGAACTCCATGACTGCTTTTCCATCACAGAGCTGGTCACCTACGAGGATCTGCACATCTCCCAGCGCGGAAGGGCTGTCCACGACATCATGGACGGATTCTACGACCGCGGCGGCCAGGTGCCCTGCCAGATCGACGGGGGACTGAAATGCTTCGGCCATCCCATAGGTGCATCCGGGCTGCGGATGCTCTACGAGATGTATCTCCAGTTCCATGGACGGGCCGGGGAACGTCAGATCCAAAACCCGCAGCTGGGAATGACCCACAACCTGGGCGGTTTTCCGTTCCAGAACATCTGCAGCATCGCCATTGTGGGAAAATACAAGGGATAGGTGCAGAAGACGGAGGTTGGAATACAGAGGGCAGAGGGCGGAAGGCAGAAGACAGAGGACAGATATCAGGACGTCGGGACCGGGAAAATATCGGCCATGAATGTGAAGGTGTCAAACCCATCGCAGAAAAATGCCCGGCAGGCTTGAGGCCGCCGGCTGTAGACCGTGCACCTGCCTGAAGCCTCCAGGCACGGGCAGGCCAGAACCGTCCGTTTTTCACCAATCTGCAGGGGCATCCGGAATCCGGTTTCCGGGTGCCGGCCGCAGCAGACATACACCTTTTCCTCCATGTCGCAGGCTTCACAGGGATTTGTCATTGCCCGCCACAGCCGCCGGAAGCGTTTGTATCCACCCACATAAAAAGAAAAACAATCTTGTCATAAAACCCAGATTACGTTAGGATTGCAAAAAAACCTGACAACAAGGATGGCCTATGCTCAAGCACACACTGTCAAAACTTGAGGAGAAAATCAAGACTTCCGGAAACATCCCGGAAAACAAAAAACAGGAATACTACGAACTGCTCAGCCGCTTAAACGAAGAGATCACAGACCTGGCTGAAACCGACCTGCAGCGGGCCGAAAGCATCAAAAAATTCACCAAGGCCTCGGCCCACGAAGCCACCCGCGAAGAGCTGGACCCCAATCTGCTGGAGACCTCCATCCAGGGACTGCGCCAATCAGTCCGGGATTTTCGCACATCCCATCCCAGGCTTGTGGACACGGTAAACGATATCTGTATTTTTCTGTCCAAGCTCGGCATTTAAACAATGCCGTCTTTGAGGCTGTCATTTATTGCAATGCGAACAACCCTCAAAAAAAGGACGCAGTCATGTCAGCTTCCCCTTCACAATCAACCGAAACGATGATTGCCAAAGACGGCACCCCGTTGTTTATCCGGCACTTTCCGGCCGGCTCTGACCCGCGCGCATACATGGTCATCGTCCACGGTCTGTGCGAACATTCGGGCCGGTATGAACAAATGGCGAAATTTTTGAACGAAAGAGGCATCCGGGTTGTTGCCCATGACCAGCGGGGACACGGGCAAAGCGGCGGGTCGCGGGGTCATGTGAGGGACTTTGATCTCCTGACAGACGACCTGATGCAGGTGATCCAAAAATGCCGGCAGCAGATGGATGAAAATCTGCCCATGCTGATTCTGGGCCACAGCATGGGCGGCCTTGTGGTGCTGCGCTTTGCACAGCGTTTTGGCGACACTGTCAGCGGGGTGATCGCATCATCTCCCGCCCTGGCCCCGGCGATTTCCATTCCCCCGGTAAAAGCCGCCCTTGGCCGGCTTATGTCGCGCATCCGGCCGCAGCTCACCTTTGACAACCAGCTGACGCCCGAACATATCAGCCACGACGATTCGGTGGTCCAGGCCTATATCAGCGACCCTCTGGTCCTTGACCGGGTCAGCGCCCGTTTGTTTATGGAAATCACCAAAACAATGGAGCGGACAAATCAGGATGCGCCCCTGCTGAGCGTCCCCCTGCTGCTGCAGGCCGCAGGCGATGACCGCCTGGTGGATCCCGGCGCTTCCCGCAAATTTTTCGAACATATCGGAGCTTCGGACAAAACCCTGCATGTATATCCAGGCCTGTTTCATGAAATCTACAATGAAGAGCCGTCCCGGCGGCAGCAGGTTTTAACGGATCTTGAAGCCTGGCTTGAAAGCCATGTCCGTTGAGAGGCCTTCAATGATCCGGAGTATGCGGGACTGGCTTCACCGGAAATTTTCCGATCCCCAGGTGGTGATCCTCTGGGCAATGCTGCTGGGCGGATTTCTGCTGGTGATTCTGTTGGGCCGGATGCTGCAGCCGGTGTTTGTGGGCCTGATCATCGCCTACCTGCTCGAAGGCATCGTATCCCGGCTCGAAACCTGCCGCATTCCCAGGGCCATTGCCGTTACCCTGGCTTTTGCCCTTTTTATGATCTGTTTTCTTGCCCTGATCATTGGGCTGCTGCCCCTGCTTTCCAGGCAGATCGCTCAATTGATCCAGGAACTGCCCGCCCTGATCACAAACGGCCAACAACAGCTCATGCAGCTTCCGGAACGCTACCCTGAACTGGTCTCGGAAGATCAGATCAAACAGGTGATCAATTTTTTAAAAACCGAGCTCACGCGCCTGGGCCAGAGTGCGGTGGTTTTTTCAGTGGCCTCAGTGCGAAACCTGATCACCATTCTGGTCTATCTTGTGCTCGTTCCCCTGCTGGTCCTGTTTTTCCTCAAGGACAAGGACAGAATCATTTCCTGGTTTCAAAAGTTTCTGCCCAAAAACAAGGACCTGGCCACAGAAGTATGGCAGGAGGTCAACGATCAGGTGGCCAATTTTGTCCGGGGCAAAATCTGGGAAATCATTATCGTCTGGACGGTGAGCTATGCCACCTTTACCCTCCTGGAGCTCAATTTTGCCATGCTGGTGTCTTTGTTTATCGGCCTGTCCGTGCTGATCCCCTATATCGGGGCCACGGTGATGACCATCCCGGTGGTGCTGCTGGCCTTTTTCCAGTGGGGCATCAGCCCGGAATTTACCTACACCGTAATCGCATACGGCATCATCCAGCTCATTGACGGCAACATCCTGGTGCCGCTGCTGCTGTCCGGGGTGGTCAACCTCCATCCGGTGGCCATTATCGTGGCCATTCTGGTTTTCGGGGGATTGTGGGGCTTCTGGGGACTGTTTCTGGCCATCCCCCTGGCCACACTGGTCCATGCGGTCATCAAAACCTGGTTTTCAAAAAAATCGGAAAAAACCGGATAAATTCTTTACCAAGCAACACAGGAGGCTATCATGCGGGAAATTGACATACCCAGGGTCTACCTGGTGGCCAAAACCACCCTGGTATCTGAAGGGTTAAACGCGTATCTAAAAGATATCGGCAGCCCGGACTGGCAAACCGACGACAATGCCGCAGACGGGGAAAACCTGATCGAGGCTGCCGGCCGGATGTGCTATCGCTCCTGGCAGCCCTGGGACCCGGCCAAGCCCGAGGCCTCCAACCCAAATGTCGGCCGGGTGCGCCGGGGCAATGACCGGTATCTGGCCAACGTGCTCAAAAGCGGCCATGGATCCGTTCTGGAACACGTGAACGCCACATTTATCTGCAAAGACGTCTCGCGGGTATTTACCCATGAACTGGTCCGCCACCGCGCCGGCATGGCCTATTCCCAGGAAAGCCTCAGATACGTACGTTTGGATGATCTTCCGGTGTGGATCCCCGATTCTGCCAAATCCAAGCCGGAGGCAGAAAAAAAATTCCGGGAGGTGGTGGATTTTCTGGAAAACACCCAAAAGGAGCTGGCCGATATCTTCGGCATTGCCGACATGGACGATTTTACCTCCAAAAAAATGCTCACCTCCATGTTCCGCCGCCTTGCACCCATCGGCATCGGCACCACCATTATGGTTACCGGCAACCTGCGGGCCTGGCGCCACATCATTTCCATGCGAACGTCCGCGCATGCAGAAGAGGAAATCCGGCTGGTGGGCGATCAGATTGCCAGGATCTGCAAAAAGGAATTTCCCAACGTGTTCCAGGACATGTTTCAGGACGAGCAAACCGGGGCCTGGGGATTTGATCACACCAAGGTATAGCCGGATGTGCCGATGAAAACCATGAAAGCCATCCGGTTTAAAAACCGGCAGGTGATCACCGAAGAAGCCCCCCTGCCGGAAATCAGTGAAAACGAGGCCCTGGTGAAGGTTTCCATGGCCGGCATCTGCGGCACGGACACGGAAATATTTGAGGGCTATGCCCGATTTTCCGGAATTGCCGGCCACGAGATGGCCGGGGTGGTATGCCGGGCCCCGGGGCAACCGGGGCTGGAAGGCAAGGCAGTGACCGCGGATATCAACTGCGGCTGCGGCGTATGTCCATGGTGTACCGCCGGCGATCCCCGCCATTGCCAAAACCGGGAGGTCATTGGAATCCGGGGCAGAAACGGCGCCTTTGCCGAATACTGTGCCGTGCCCGCAAAAAACCTGCACGAGATCCCTCAGGGGCTGGGCACGGAGCAGGCCGTATTTGCCGAGCCACTGGCTGCGGCACTGGAAATCACCCAGCAGGTCCATGTTGTCAACACGGACAAAATCGCAATTCTGGGCGACGGCAAAATGGGCCTGCTTTCAGCAATGGCCCTTGTCCATGCAAGCCGGCGGGTCACGCTCATCGGCCGCCATGCCCGGAAACTCGCCATTGCAGAGTCCGCCGGCATTGCCACGGTGCAGACCGCCGCAGAAGAGCCGGCCCAGGCGCTCAGAAGCCGGATGGGGCTGTTTGATCTGGTGGTGGATGCCACGGGCGCTGCTGAAGGCATCCAAACCGCTCTTTGCCTGGTGCGGCCAGAAGGCACGGTTGTTGTGAAAACCACGTCCCGCAATCCTTCCCGGATTGACCTTTCCACGGTCGTGGTCGATGAAATCCGCATCCTGGGCTCAAGATGCGGAGACATTGCTCTGGCCCTGCGCTGTCTGGAGCGCGGCTGGGTTGATGTCAGCGCCCTGGTTGAAAAAATCTATCCGTTTTACCGGTTTGAACAGGCCTTTGCCCATGCCCGGCAAAAGGGCAGTCTCAAAATCCTGGTGGATTTTGAGAAAAAAACCGGCCAGGGCGGTTACTGAAACAATTTCTGCAGCCCCTTTTCAATGACTTTCCGGGTTCCCTCCTCGGTCAACTGCTTTTGCAGGCGCGCCCTGTCCAAAACAAAACGGGGTTTTCCCAAAGAGCCGCCCAGGGCAACGGGCATGCTGGTCCATCCCTGCTCATCAGAAAGCAATTGGCCCACAAGGCTGTCTGATGACAGGCGGCTGGAAAATCCCGGGGCCAGGGCCAGGTTCAGGTTCATGTCCAGGGCGCCGTTTAGGCCGATGGTGCCGGTGGGCTTCATTTTCACATCCTTTCCGGCAAAATCGGAAACCAGCCGGACTTTTCCGTCCTCAATTTCAAAATCGCCCTCAAATGATTTGAAATCAATGGATTTCAAATCCCCTGCGCCCAGGGTCCGGGCCAGGCCGCCGGCAAAATCATTGCCGGCAATCTTTCCCTCGGAAATCCGAACTTGCCCCTGCCCGCTTAAGGCATCGCGCATCTGCTCCCAGGCAGTGCCCTTTCCGGAAACATTGATCGCAGCCGATGTCCGCCCCAGCAGCGTTCCCGCAGCCTTTGGGTAAAGTCCGGACATCAGGGCGTCAGCGCTGATCTCCTGCACGGAAAAATCAGAATCATAGGAAAGCCCGGCAACACCCAGATCCACCCGGGCGTTTCCGGAAATCGCGCCTTCGGCCAGCCTCGCTTCCAGGGTTTCCACGGTAAGCACGTTTTTAATCAGGTTATAGCGAAGCTTCAGGTCAGTCATGGCAAGGCCTTTGTAAACCGCCTTATCCACATCGACCTGCCCGTTTACTGCAACCGGCAGATCAAACGGGCCCAGGGGGCCATCTTGGCCAGCAGGAGCCGGTTTTGAAGAATCAGACGAACCCGGCTCTGCCCTGCCCTCTTTTTCTTTTTGCCGGGGCTGGGGAGTTTGAAGCGCGGCCATGAGTTTGTCGATATTTAAATTGTCGGCATGGATGCGGTTTTCAATTTTCAAAGGCTTGGAAAAAAAATCCGTTACCGTCAGATCCACGGAAACCACATCATCGCCAAGGGTGATCTTAAGTCCCTGTGTATGGATTTTTTGAGATGAGAGATCAATGGTGCCCGAGACAACCGGCCGGAGTCCTTCAATGGCGGCCCGGGCCTGGTTTTCCAAATAAGGGGCAAAATCAGCGATATTAAAACCATCGAGTTTCACATTGGCCTGAATTTGAGCATCTGCGGCATTGACCGTGCCTTTGGCAGAAAACGGCGCCTGGCCGAGCCGGGCGTCCATTTCAAAGGGAAAGGACTGATCCGGGGAAATGTCTTTGGCAGAGGCGTTAAACCCGCTGATCTCATAGTCAAACCCATCTGTTCCAGCCCCGTGGTCGGTAAAAAACACTGTGCCGTCTTTGACCTGAAGCCGGCTGACCAGCAGATTGATACCATTGCCCTGTTTGCCTTCGGATGCCGGAGCCGCGGATTTTTCTTTTGGCTCAGCCGAAGGCGGCCCTGTGAGCAGATCGCTGAAATTAAACGTGCCGTCTTTATTCCGGACAACGCGGATCTGCGGTTTTTCCAGACGGATTTCATCGACCACCACCTGTTTTTTCAGCAAGGGCCACAATTGATAGCGAAGCACCATTTCATCTGCGGCCACAAAGTCCTGATCGGCATTTTGCATGCCAACGCGCACATCCCGGATCACCACCCCGGAAAACAGGCTGATATCAATGTCGCCAATGGCCACGCTCCGGTTGAGGTTTTTTTCGGCAATGGGGATCACCGTTTGTCTTACCCGCTCCGGGGTGATCAGAAATTTGGCCGCCACCACCAGCACAATGATCACTACAACCAAAATCCCCACAGCAATACCCAAAATTTTTCCCGCCTTTTTCATTGTTCCACCCCTTATGGTTATTTGCGCGCTGCATTTCACCGCCGGCCGCAATCAGCCGTCACCTTTTCCGATCATACGGATTGTCTTCTATTATCAGATCTTTTTTAATTCTTGTCAAACACCGCAGGGAGACGTGACAACGACGGCATCGGCACAACCAGGGCATAATCAGCTTGTGACGGTTTTCGCACGTGGCGGGTCGTGTGTGGTTTGTTTGCCTGCGGCGTGCTTTCGGCAATTGGCCGAAACCGCGCCAATGCAGTCAAACAAACCACCCCCGCCCCGCCACATGGCCAACTCTCTGGAAACAAGCGGAGACAATTGTTTTTTACCAAGAGTTCCTTTGAATTTAAATGCCGATCTAGAGTTAACCAGCCTGGAAGGGTGTTTCCAACGTGTTTTACAGGCTTATCGAACTTGGGAATGGTTTCCAAGGAAGCCCGGAGGGCGGGGCTGGTTTTTGAAACGACATTGAGGATTTTTGCGAAAAGATTCAGCCAATGCCGGAGCCGGAAAATTTCAAACTGTCTGAGGCCGACAGGCCGAGTTTGTAAATTTCGGGCGAAGGCATTGGATGAATCCGCAAAAAGGCTCAGGAGAAAAAAAACCGGCCCCGGCCGCAGGGCTTTCTTCCTCCAGGCCGCCGCCTTCATTGCAGGAAACGTGACAATGACGGCATCAGCATAACCAGCTTGTGCCGGTTTTCGCATGTGTTTTACAACGTTATCGAATTTGGATATGGCCCCAAGGAAGTCCGAAGGGCGGGGGCGGGTTTCGGATTCTGGTTGCCAATCCGTGCCATGGAAGATAACATTACAGAATATACGGCAACAATTTATCTTTATCCGGGAGGGGCACATGAACCGAGACGAGATGGTTTCACGAATCAAAAACACCGTGGAACCCTGGGATTTTGTGATTATCGGCGGCGGGGCAACCGGTCTTGGATGCGCTATTGAAGCCGCATCCAGGGGATATCAAACCCTTTTGCTGGAACGCGACGATTTCTCCAAGGGCACTTCCAGCCGCAGCACCAAGCTCATCCACGGGGGTGTGCGCTACCTGCAGCAGGGAAATGTTTCCCTGGTGCTCGAAGCCCTCAGAGAACGCGGCCGCCTGCGCAGAAACGCCCCGCACCTGGTGCACAACCTGCCGTTTGTGGTGCCCAGCTACGACTGGTGGGAAGGCCCGTTTTACGGCATCGGCCTGAAACTCTACGATATGCTCGCCGGCAAGCACGGCTTTGGCCATTCCCGGTTTCTTTCCCGGGAGACCACCCGCCAATACCTGCCCACGGTTGAAACCGAAGGCCTGCGCGGCGGGGTGATTTATTACGACGGCCAGTTTGACGACTCGCGCCTGGCCATCAACATGGCCCAGACCGCGGCAGACCAGTCCGCCACCCTTGTCAACTACATGAAAGTCACCGGCCTGATCCGGGAAAACCAGATGACCGCCGGGGTGAGGGCAAAAGACATTGAAACCGGCGCAGAATACGAAATCCGGGCCAAAAGCGTTATCAATGCAACAGGGGTATTCACCGACCAGGTACTGCGCATGGACGACCCCGGGTCAAGGCAGATCATTGTTCCCAGCCAGGGCGTGCACCTGGTGTTAGACGCCTCATTTCTTCCCGGAGACAAAGCCATCATGG
Proteins encoded:
- a CDS encoding AsmA family protein, with amino-acid sequence MKKAGKILGIAVGILVVVIIVLVVAAKFLITPERVRQTVIPIAEKNLNRSVAIGDIDISLFSGVVIRDVRVGMQNADQDFVAADEMVLRYQLWPLLKKQVVVDEIRLEKPQIRVVRNKDGTFNFSDLLTGPPSAEPKEKSAAPASEGKQGNGINLLVSRLQVKDGTVFFTDHGAGTDGFDYEISGFNASAKDISPDQSFPFEMDARLGQAPFSAKGTVNAADAQIQANVKLDGFNIADFAPYLENQARAAIEGLRPVVSGTIDLSSQKIHTQGLKITLGDDVVSVDLTVTDFFSKPLKIENRIHADNLNIDKLMAALQTPQPRQKEKEGRAEPGSSDSSKPAPAGQDGPLGPFDLPVAVNGQVDVDKAVYKGLAMTDLKLRYNLIKNVLTVETLEARLAEGAISGNARVDLGVAGLSYDSDFSVQEISADALMSGLYPKAAGTLLGRTSAAINVSGKGTAWEQMRDALSGQGQVRISEGKIAGNDFAGGLARTLGAGDLKSIDFKSFEGDFEIEDGKVRLVSDFAGKDVKMKPTGTIGLNGALDMNLNLALAPGFSSRLSSDSLVGQLLSDEQGWTSMPVALGGSLGKPRFVLDRARLQKQLTEEGTRKVIEKGLQKLFQ
- a CDS encoding glycerol-3-phosphate dehydrogenase/oxidase, encoding MNRDEMVSRIKNTVEPWDFVIIGGGATGLGCAIEAASRGYQTLLLERDDFSKGTSSRSTKLIHGGVRYLQQGNVSLVLEALRERGRLRRNAPHLVHNLPFVVPSYDWWEGPFYGIGLKLYDMLAGKHGFGHSRFLSRETTRQYLPTVETEGLRGGVIYYDGQFDDSRLAINMAQTAADQSATLVNYMKVTGLIRENQMTAGVRAKDIETGAEYEIRAKSVINATGVFTDQVLRMDDPGSRQIIVPSQGVHLVLDASFLPGDKAIMVPHTADGRVLFATPWHDKVIVGTTDTMVDEILDEPRPLENEIEFLISHAAQYLTKDPDASDVLSIFAGLRPLVNQGDGDSTAALSRDHTIYISRSGLVTITGGKWTTYRKMAEETIDQAAMVAHLDERPCVSHDLHIHGYHNHAEKFGDLAVYGADAAGIRDLCYQRPELKKQIHTAFPTIAAEAVWAVKHEMARTVEDFLARRTRALLLDARASMEAAEETARLMAGELGQDENWIRREIESYQSLARGYFL